A stretch of the Photobacterium sp. CCB-ST2H9 genome encodes the following:
- the dnaG gene encoding DNA primase, which produces MAGKIPRSFIDDLIARHDIVDVIDARVKLKKQGKNYGACCPFHNEKTPSFSVSPDKQFYYCFGCGAKGNVLDFVMEFDRLDFVEAVEDLASQLGLEVPREQGSGQSPAKRQEKQSLYDLMGQVAQYYQSQLRQHEAQIAIDYLKGRGLSGEIVKQFGIGYIPDQWDLVRQRFGRTEQAQKDLVSAGMLIENDQGRRYDRFRGRIMFPIHDRRGRVIGFGGRVLGDGTPKYLNSPETPIFHKGRELYGLYQVMQTYREPERILVVEGYMDVVALAQYGVDYAVASLGTSTTGDHMQNLFRQTGTVVCCYDGDRAGRDAAWRAMEQALPYLSDGRQLKFMFLPDGEDPDSYVRLYGKEAFEQQISEAMTLSDFLFSTLLQQVDTSSREGKAKLSTLAVPLIDKVPGGTLRLYLRKVLGQRLGLPDEEQLRQLISEHGDNKPVRIAQPAIKRTPMRVAIALLLQNPGFASELELNTGDFVGIELAGLKLLLTIVDKCRLRPNITTGQLLEDWRETEQEQLMARLATWDIPLGNDESSLHTVFFDAMDKVIDQCVTQQIEKLQAKSNTVGLSVEEKRELQLLLLNRPD; this is translated from the coding sequence ATGGCAGGCAAAATCCCCCGTTCGTTTATTGACGATCTCATCGCACGACATGACATTGTGGATGTCATTGATGCGCGGGTGAAACTCAAGAAACAGGGGAAGAACTACGGCGCCTGTTGTCCGTTCCATAATGAGAAAACCCCTTCTTTTTCTGTCAGCCCGGACAAACAGTTCTATTATTGCTTCGGCTGTGGTGCCAAAGGCAACGTCCTCGATTTCGTGATGGAGTTTGACCGCCTCGATTTTGTTGAAGCGGTGGAAGATCTGGCGTCTCAGCTTGGCCTTGAAGTGCCCCGTGAACAGGGCAGCGGCCAGAGCCCGGCGAAACGACAGGAAAAACAAAGTCTTTATGACCTGATGGGTCAGGTCGCCCAATATTATCAGTCCCAGCTTCGACAGCATGAAGCACAGATTGCAATTGACTACCTGAAGGGACGTGGCCTGTCGGGCGAAATCGTCAAGCAGTTTGGCATTGGCTATATCCCGGATCAGTGGGATCTGGTGCGCCAGCGCTTCGGCCGGACCGAGCAGGCTCAGAAAGATCTGGTCAGTGCCGGCATGCTGATTGAAAACGATCAGGGCCGACGCTATGACCGCTTCCGTGGCCGGATTATGTTTCCGATCCACGACCGCCGCGGCCGGGTCATTGGTTTTGGCGGCCGGGTTCTGGGTGACGGGACACCCAAATATCTGAACTCGCCGGAAACACCGATTTTCCACAAAGGGCGTGAGCTCTATGGTCTGTATCAGGTGATGCAGACCTACCGGGAACCTGAGCGAATTTTAGTCGTCGAAGGTTACATGGATGTGGTCGCACTGGCGCAGTACGGCGTCGACTATGCGGTTGCCTCTCTTGGCACCTCAACCACCGGCGATCATATGCAGAATTTGTTCCGGCAAACCGGTACCGTGGTCTGTTGTTATGACGGTGACCGTGCCGGACGGGATGCCGCCTGGCGGGCGATGGAGCAGGCACTGCCCTATCTCTCCGACGGCCGCCAACTGAAATTTATGTTCCTGCCCGATGGCGAAGACCCGGACAGTTATGTTCGCCTGTACGGGAAAGAAGCATTTGAGCAGCAAATCAGTGAAGCGATGACGCTGTCTGATTTCCTGTTCTCAACACTGTTGCAGCAGGTCGATACCAGCAGCCGGGAAGGCAAAGCCAAGCTCAGTACGCTGGCTGTGCCCCTGATTGACAAGGTCCCGGGCGGTACCCTGCGGCTATACTTAAGGAAAGTTCTGGGTCAAAGACTCGGTCTTCCGGATGAGGAGCAGCTCAGGCAACTCATCAGCGAACACGGCGACAACAAACCGGTTCGCATCGCGCAACCTGCAATCAAGCGTACCCCGATGCGGGTGGCGATTGCCCTGTTGCTGCAAAACCCGGGCTTTGCTTCTGAGCTGGAGCTGAACACCGGGGACTTTGTCGGCATTGAACTGGCCGGCCTAAAATTATTGCTGACAATAGTTGATAAATGTCGACTTCGTCCCAATATCACAACTGGACAGTTACTTGAAGATTGGCGAGAAACGGAACAAGAACAGCTGATGGCGCGGCTCGCCACCTGGGATATTCCTCTCGGCAACGACGAAAGCAGTTTACATACTGTATTTTTTGACGCGATGGATAAAGTTATCGATCAGTGCGTCACCCAACAAATTGAGAAGTTGCAGGCTAAATCGAACACCGTCGGCTTATCAGTCGAAGAGAAGCGGGAGCTCCAGCTATTGCTGTTGAATCGCCCCGACTAA
- the rpoD gene encoding RNA polymerase sigma factor RpoD has protein sequence MEQNPQSQLKLLVAKGKEQGYLTYAEVNDHLPEDIVDSDQVEDIIQMINDMGIKVVETAPDADELMMTEDNADEDAIEAAAQALSSVESEIGRTTDPVRMYMREMGTVELLTREGEIDIAKRIEDGINQVQCSVAEYPSAISHLLEQFDKVEAEELRLTDIISGFVDPNEEETTAPTATHIGSELSESDLEDEDKDLEDDDDDSSADEDDGSIDPEVAREKFKELRVSYEKMAIAINKNGRHHADTEVAIEELSEVFKQFRLIPKQFDRLVSSLRDSMDKVRTNERLIMRMCVDNSKMPKKTFVQLFSGNESSSAWIDEALNSGKPYAERLKNYEEDLRRATTKLRMLEDETGLSIERIKDISRRMSIGEAKARRAKKEMVEANLRLVISIAKKYTNRGLQFLDLIQEGNIGLMKAVDKFEYRRGYKFSTYATWWIRQAITRSIADQARTIRIPVHMIETINKLNRISRQMLQEMGREPLPEELAERMQMPEDKIRKVLKIAKEPISMETPIGDDEDSHLGDFIEDTTLQLPMDSATATNLRAATNEVLAGLTPREAKVLRMRFGIDMNTDHTLEEVGKQFDVTRERIRQIEAKALRKLRHPSRSDVLRSFLDE, from the coding sequence ATGGAGCAAAATCCGCAGTCACAGCTAAAGTTGCTTGTTGCCAAGGGCAAAGAGCAAGGCTATCTGACCTATGCCGAAGTTAATGACCACCTGCCAGAAGACATTGTTGACTCTGATCAGGTTGAAGACATTATTCAGATGATCAACGACATGGGTATTAAGGTGGTGGAAACCGCCCCTGATGCCGATGAACTCATGATGACTGAAGATAATGCCGACGAAGACGCCATTGAAGCGGCGGCTCAGGCACTATCGAGCGTAGAAAGTGAAATTGGCCGTACCACCGACCCGGTTCGCATGTATATGCGCGAAATGGGTACGGTTGAGCTGCTGACCCGCGAAGGCGAAATCGACATCGCCAAGCGTATCGAAGATGGTATCAATCAGGTTCAGTGTTCTGTTGCTGAGTACCCGTCTGCCATCTCGCACCTGCTGGAGCAGTTTGACAAGGTCGAAGCAGAAGAACTGCGTCTGACTGATATCATTTCAGGCTTCGTGGATCCTAACGAAGAAGAGACGACTGCACCGACAGCAACGCACATCGGTTCTGAGCTCAGCGAATCAGATCTGGAAGACGAAGACAAAGATCTGGAAGACGATGACGACGATAGCTCCGCCGATGAAGATGACGGCAGCATCGATCCGGAAGTTGCACGCGAGAAGTTCAAAGAGCTGCGTGTGTCTTATGAAAAAATGGCCATTGCGATCAACAAAAATGGCCGTCATCATGCAGATACCGAAGTCGCCATTGAAGAACTGTCCGAAGTCTTCAAACAGTTCCGTCTGATCCCGAAACAGTTTGACCGCCTAGTCAGCTCACTGCGTGATTCCATGGATAAAGTGCGCACCAATGAGCGCCTGATCATGCGTATGTGTGTCGACAACAGCAAGATGCCGAAGAAAACCTTCGTTCAGCTGTTCAGCGGTAATGAATCTTCTTCTGCGTGGATTGATGAAGCACTGAACTCCGGCAAGCCTTATGCTGAGCGTCTGAAGAACTACGAAGAAGATCTTCGTCGTGCGACCACCAAACTGCGCATGCTGGAAGACGAAACCGGCCTGTCCATTGAGCGAATCAAAGACATCAGCCGTCGTATGTCGATTGGTGAAGCCAAGGCCCGTCGCGCCAAGAAAGAAATGGTTGAGGCGAACTTGCGTCTGGTCATTTCGATTGCCAAGAAATACACCAACCGCGGCCTGCAGTTCCTGGATCTGATTCAGGAAGGGAACATCGGTCTGATGAAAGCGGTCGACAAGTTCGAATACCGCCGTGGTTACAAGTTCTCGACGTATGCGACCTGGTGGATCCGTCAGGCCATCACCCGTTCGATTGCTGACCAGGCGCGGACCATCCGTATCCCGGTTCACATGATCGAAACCATCAACAAACTGAACCGTATCTCTCGTCAGATGCTGCAGGAGATGGGCCGTGAACCACTGCCGGAAGAACTGGCTGAACGCATGCAGATGCCGGAAGACAAGATCCGCAAAGTGCTGAAGATTGCCAAAGAGCCAATCTCGATGGAAACGCCAATCGGTGATGATGAAGATTCACATCTGGGCGACTTCATTGAAGATACCACGCTGCAGCTGCCGATGGATTCAGCCACCGCAACTAACCTGCGTGCGGCAACCAACGAAGTGCTGGCTGGCCTGACGCCTCGTGAAGCCAAGGTACTGCGGATGCGTTTTGGTATCGACATGAACACGGACCACACACTGGAAGAAGTCGGCAAGCAGTTCGACGTTACCCGTGAGCGTATCCGTCAGATTGAAGCCAAAGCTCTGCGTAAACTGCGCCACCCAAGCCGTTCCGACGTGCTGCGTAGCTTCCTCGACGAGTAA
- a CDS encoding porin, with the protein MNKKHLAIAVAAAFYGSQALAVELYNEANTTFAIGGHVSVGLGGSDEGETEVQQVSPRINFLATQDIGNGFTADAKGEWALNYLEGGEETFSTRLGYIGVSHKAYGRGVVGTQWSPYYDGAGIADLPIAFANDFLYDDQGPLGTARAERMISYRNSYNFNQAGVFSFGLGWQGKTTGEELAGADAEYDARFQIALNYSIMGFGLNYAYNTGDVKTAAIDDTAVSHMFSANYGTYGDGLYVAVVYAMNEYMNQGLEESIAIEGLLAYALPNSLNLSVNYESVDDDKNNDTIFSQMALQAEYNFTPTFVGFAGYQFDLGNDINVPEDDMWILGMRYYL; encoded by the coding sequence ATGAATAAAAAGCACTTGGCAATTGCAGTGGCAGCTGCATTCTATGGATCGCAGGCTTTGGCAGTGGAATTGTATAACGAAGCAAATACCACTTTTGCAATCGGTGGACATGTTTCTGTTGGGCTTGGCGGTTCTGATGAGGGTGAAACTGAAGTTCAGCAAGTTTCACCGCGTATTAACTTTCTTGCGACACAAGATATCGGAAACGGCTTCACCGCTGATGCAAAAGGCGAGTGGGCACTGAATTATCTGGAAGGCGGCGAGGAAACCTTCTCCACGCGTCTGGGTTACATTGGTGTATCGCACAAAGCTTATGGACGCGGCGTAGTGGGCACGCAGTGGTCTCCATATTACGATGGCGCCGGCATTGCGGATTTGCCTATCGCGTTTGCGAACGACTTCCTGTATGACGATCAGGGCCCGCTGGGTACTGCCCGGGCTGAGAGAATGATCTCCTACCGGAATAGTTACAATTTCAATCAGGCGGGTGTGTTCTCGTTTGGCCTGGGCTGGCAAGGGAAAACCACCGGTGAAGAACTGGCTGGTGCTGACGCAGAATATGATGCGCGCTTCCAGATTGCGCTGAACTATTCCATCATGGGCTTTGGTCTGAACTATGCCTACAACACCGGCGATGTGAAGACGGCAGCCATTGATGACACGGCGGTTTCGCACATGTTCAGTGCCAATTACGGGACTTATGGGGATGGCCTGTACGTTGCTGTCGTGTATGCCATGAACGAGTACATGAACCAGGGGCTGGAAGAGTCGATTGCGATTGAAGGTCTGCTGGCCTATGCCTTACCCAACAGCCTCAACCTGAGTGTGAACTACGAGTCGGTCGACGACGACAAAAACAACGACACCATCTTCAGTCAGATGGCGCTCCAGGCGGAATATAACTTTACGCCGACCTTCGTCGGGTTCGCGGGCTACCAGTTTGACTTAGGAAACGATATCAACGTTCCAGAAGATGACATGTGGATTCTGGGGATGCGTTACTACCTGTAA
- a CDS encoding YafY family protein, whose product MHKSERLFQLVNLLKGRRLAITAKTLAERFSVSERTIYRDIQHLQSSGVPIEGEAGIGYHIADYPLPPMMFTYDELTALLLGSKMVDAWTDTHLGENAKSAIAKIEAVLPKHLKQQHDHSPYLVSSFNHGPQQKVFSARLRSAIESKNIVVLHYQDVESRQTRRPVEPLGLVYWGGKWTLIAFCQLRHDYREFRLDRILDVELTEQHFACHAQKNLSHYVALVKAKYAALAAKGIHGADCDGPAEG is encoded by the coding sequence GTGCATAAATCAGAACGTCTGTTCCAGCTGGTAAATTTGCTTAAAGGGCGGCGTCTGGCCATCACGGCAAAAACGCTGGCGGAACGGTTCAGTGTGTCAGAACGGACGATTTACCGCGATATCCAGCATCTTCAGAGTTCAGGCGTTCCCATTGAGGGTGAAGCGGGGATCGGCTATCACATTGCCGATTATCCGCTTCCGCCGATGATGTTCACGTATGATGAACTCACGGCACTTTTGCTGGGAAGCAAAATGGTAGATGCCTGGACCGATACACACCTCGGCGAGAATGCAAAGTCTGCGATTGCCAAAATAGAAGCCGTGCTGCCGAAGCATCTGAAACAGCAGCACGACCATTCACCATACCTGGTTTCAAGCTTTAACCACGGCCCGCAACAGAAAGTCTTCAGCGCCCGGTTGCGCTCCGCGATTGAGTCAAAAAATATTGTTGTTCTGCATTATCAGGACGTTGAATCGCGGCAGACACGGCGTCCGGTCGAACCGCTGGGGCTGGTCTACTGGGGCGGCAAATGGACGTTGATTGCCTTTTGCCAGTTGCGCCACGACTACCGCGAGTTCCGGTTAGACCGAATCCTTGATGTTGAGCTTACCGAACAGCACTTTGCGTGCCATGCGCAGAAAAATCTCAGTCATTATGTTGCGCTTGTGAAAGCGAAATATGCGGCACTGGCAGCTAAAGGGATTCACGGCGCAGACTGTGATGGTCCGGCTGAAGGATAA
- a CDS encoding Crp/Fnr family transcriptional regulator has translation MDITSPHTALHHTLHQLTPVDDEDWAQLLMLAREVRYRAGEAIFHPGDRTPELRFISQGLACHYYIKPDGTRRNKSFLQTADVASSLSSMHTGEPARFGCEALQDTLCLSLPFTAFRQLCTTHPVWQSLSQALLTRLALKKETREADLLLLSPTELYQQFCAQYPALHQTLRNYHIASYLGISEVSLSRIRARLGVQNAYQRHM, from the coding sequence ATGGACATCACCTCGCCGCATACAGCACTGCATCACACGCTTCACCAGCTGACGCCGGTTGACGATGAAGACTGGGCGCAACTTCTAATGCTGGCGCGCGAGGTCAGATACCGGGCCGGCGAAGCCATTTTTCATCCGGGAGACCGGACGCCGGAACTGCGCTTTATCAGTCAGGGACTGGCGTGCCACTATTACATCAAACCGGATGGTACCCGGCGGAATAAGTCCTTTCTGCAAACAGCAGATGTCGCTTCAAGCCTGTCTTCCATGCATACCGGCGAACCGGCCCGTTTTGGCTGTGAAGCATTGCAGGACACCCTGTGTCTGTCACTACCGTTTACGGCTTTCCGGCAGCTTTGCACAACACATCCGGTATGGCAGTCGCTCAGTCAGGCACTGCTCACCCGGCTGGCTTTGAAAAAAGAAACCCGAGAAGCAGATCTGCTACTGCTGTCACCCACAGAGCTGTACCAGCAGTTCTGCGCTCAGTATCCGGCCCTCCATCAAACACTCCGCAATTACCATATCGCCTCGTATCTGGGGATATCCGAAGTTTCGCTGTCGCGGATCCGTGCCCGGCTCGGTGTCCAGAATGCTTATCAGCGGCACATGTAA
- a CDS encoding SDR family oxidoreductase, whose amino-acid sequence MKPQKLIGKTIVISGGSSGIGLELVKRLQPENTVIVLGRDKEKLARLEARGVVTFSLDIAEKNERHALFRWLDDHYPNFDVLINNAGWSRPHNLAARQPDSADREPDHEHEHDDHCEDYELELRHNLEAHIGMTLNALPRLLQQPGAMIINVTTGLVYNPKAANPYYCAAKAGLHSFTQSLREQVKNYDLRVVEVLPPLVDTPFHQNGLPATVRAMTPQRVAHETITGLQRNHDEIRVGLSKLAYVLGRVTPSVGFHLVNRQ is encoded by the coding sequence ATGAAACCACAAAAACTGATCGGCAAAACCATTGTGATTTCCGGCGGCAGCTCAGGTATCGGGCTTGAACTGGTCAAACGGCTGCAGCCGGAAAATACGGTGATCGTGCTGGGACGGGATAAAGAAAAACTGGCACGGCTGGAAGCGCGGGGCGTGGTGACATTCAGCCTGGATATTGCCGAGAAAAATGAGCGCCATGCTTTGTTTCGCTGGCTGGATGATCATTACCCGAATTTTGATGTCCTGATCAACAACGCAGGCTGGAGCCGCCCGCACAATCTGGCAGCGCGGCAACCCGACAGCGCTGACCGTGAACCCGACCATGAACATGAACATGACGACCACTGTGAAGATTACGAGCTGGAACTGCGCCATAATCTGGAAGCCCATATCGGCATGACCCTCAATGCCCTGCCCCGGCTGCTGCAACAACCCGGCGCCATGATTATCAATGTCACCACCGGGCTGGTGTACAACCCGAAAGCGGCTAATCCGTACTACTGTGCTGCCAAAGCCGGACTGCACAGTTTTACCCAGAGCCTGCGCGAACAGGTGAAAAATTACGACCTGCGGGTGGTGGAAGTCCTGCCGCCGCTGGTCGACACGCCTTTTCACCAGAACGGATTACCGGCAACGGTCCGGGCGATGACACCACAGCGCGTGGCCCATGAAACCATCACCGGATTACAACGGAACCACGATGAGATCCGGGTCGGCCTGTCGAAACTGGCTTATGTCCTTGGCCGGGTCACCCCCTCGGTCGGCTTTCATCTCGTCAACCGGCAGTAA
- a CDS encoding pyridoxamine 5'-phosphate oxidase family protein, whose amino-acid sequence MLSTTPRTTIKKASHKAAVEQEKLYQIIDQSLIAHIAVNEAQGPVVIPMLAWRVDQHVYIHGANNSRLIRALKKAEQSCLTFTLFDGWVLARSAFHHSAHYRSAVVFGQFETVEDALEKDRLLNHFIEQIAPGRTQEIRLSNARELAATSVLRIPLSEASVKISNGDVKDDLADLDVPVWAGMMPYRTVIGPLKAAADLHESIPTPDYRAPYGDRWHERAHQE is encoded by the coding sequence ATGTTATCGACCACACCAAGAACCACGATCAAAAAAGCGTCGCACAAAGCTGCCGTTGAACAGGAAAAACTGTATCAGATCATCGATCAAAGCCTGATCGCACATATTGCGGTGAATGAGGCACAGGGCCCGGTGGTGATTCCGATGCTGGCCTGGCGGGTGGATCAGCATGTTTATATTCACGGTGCCAACAACAGCCGCCTGATCCGTGCGCTCAAAAAGGCGGAGCAGAGCTGTCTGACTTTCACCCTGTTTGACGGCTGGGTGCTGGCCCGTTCCGCCTTTCACCACAGTGCGCATTACCGCTCTGCAGTGGTTTTTGGTCAGTTTGAAACGGTTGAAGATGCATTGGAGAAGGATCGCCTGCTGAATCATTTTATTGAGCAGATTGCCCCGGGGCGGACGCAGGAAATCCGGCTGAGCAATGCCAGAGAGCTGGCTGCAACGTCGGTGTTACGGATCCCGCTCAGCGAGGCGTCGGTGAAGATCAGCAACGGAGATGTGAAAGATGATCTGGCGGATCTGGATGTGCCGGTCTGGGCCGGAATGATGCCGTACCGGACAGTGATTGGGCCGCTGAAAGCTGCTGCTGATTTGCATGAGTCGATCCCGACGCCGGATTACCGTGCACCTTATGGCGATCGGTGGCACGAGCGCGCGCATCAGGAATGA
- a CDS encoding MFS transporter: protein MIETKSPHPSFILAAVLLAVFVVPGSISGTAVALPFISADLQADSTRLQWVVNAFNLTFACFTLIWGTLSDSLGRKRAFITGACLYALASAGSLFSPDVLWLDLFRAMAGIGGAAIFACGSAILISVFEGHQRTRAFALFGMTAGLGITLGPTISGALLEWSGWPAIFGLHAGVLCIVLILSVYIPADLPANQRTGRLDVTGAALFIGTMLLMMLTISQGADWGWLSLETLMSAVMAVLLLAAFVFRVSRSAQPVLNLALLRNRRFSGLILVPVAASFTFVTLLTYFPTYLTGAMQMPPSKAGFTMLFLTSPVLIFPLIAGRLAARSISPDRLMCLSLGSLLTGTALLLVSVDPLNSFGMIAVSLLMIGMGMGMSAGLVDGEALGCVGPHETGMAAGLLNTFRLGSEAVAVALYGSLLSASLTQSGSGSLEQAGQSQLLNPAISSSQEAFVHTNVVLLIVAFLVSVVSVFLIRGRVKVVQVSA from the coding sequence ATGATTGAGACAAAGTCGCCACACCCCAGCTTCATTCTGGCAGCGGTGCTGCTTGCTGTGTTTGTCGTACCCGGTTCTATTTCAGGGACGGCCGTTGCACTGCCTTTTATCAGCGCAGATTTGCAGGCCGACTCCACCCGTCTTCAGTGGGTGGTCAATGCGTTTAACCTGACTTTTGCCTGCTTTACGCTGATTTGGGGCACCCTTTCAGACAGCCTCGGCCGGAAACGCGCATTCATAACCGGAGCGTGCCTTTATGCGCTGGCTTCTGCCGGTTCACTGTTCTCGCCGGACGTGCTGTGGCTGGATCTGTTCCGGGCAATGGCCGGTATCGGCGGGGCTGCGATCTTCGCGTGCGGCAGTGCGATTCTGATCAGCGTGTTTGAGGGGCACCAGCGTACCCGGGCTTTTGCACTCTTTGGTATGACGGCTGGACTGGGGATTACGCTGGGGCCGACGATCTCCGGTGCATTGCTGGAATGGTCGGGTTGGCCGGCGATTTTCGGACTGCATGCCGGGGTCTTATGCATCGTGCTCATACTCAGTGTCTATATACCTGCGGATCTGCCAGCCAATCAGCGAACCGGCAGGTTAGATGTGACGGGGGCCGCACTCTTTATCGGCACGATGTTGCTGATGATGCTGACAATATCGCAGGGTGCCGACTGGGGCTGGCTCAGTCTCGAAACCCTGATGAGTGCTGTGATGGCGGTGTTGTTGCTGGCTGCTTTTGTGTTTAGGGTCAGCCGGTCAGCGCAACCGGTGTTGAATCTGGCGCTGCTCAGAAACCGCCGATTTTCAGGGCTGATACTGGTACCTGTGGCTGCGAGTTTTACCTTTGTGACTTTACTGACTTACTTCCCGACTTATCTGACCGGTGCCATGCAGATGCCGCCCTCAAAGGCGGGTTTCACAATGCTGTTTCTGACCTCGCCGGTGCTTATCTTTCCGCTGATTGCCGGAAGACTGGCCGCCAGAAGCATCAGCCCTGACCGGCTGATGTGCCTGAGTCTGGGCAGTCTGCTGACGGGTACTGCGTTGTTGCTGGTGTCGGTTGATCCGCTCAATTCTTTCGGGATGATTGCTGTGTCGCTGCTGATGATCGGGATGGGCATGGGGATGTCTGCCGGTTTGGTGGATGGGGAAGCTTTGGGTTGTGTCGGTCCGCATGAAACCGGTATGGCTGCCGGATTGCTGAACACTTTCCGTTTGGGCAGCGAAGCTGTGGCTGTGGCGCTGTATGGCTCCCTGCTGAGTGCGAGCCTGACGCAGTCGGGTTCTGGTTCGCTGGAGCAGGCCGGGCAATCTCAGCTGCTGAACCCAGCGATTTCAAGCTCTCAGGAAGCCTTCGTGCACACCAATGTTGTGTTGCTGATTGTGGCGTTTTTGGTGTCGGTTGTGAGTGTGTTTTTGATACGGGGCCGGGTGAAAGTCGTTCAGGTCAGCGCATAA
- a CDS encoding helix-turn-helix transcriptional regulator yields the protein MPEQEKSDSCGQAAMLDILKALAHPIRLKIMLDLLHDEENAERHCTSFGLTVSKATRSHHFKILKDAGLISHVDRGNCSLAKLRREALEQEYPGLLQFLKHNG from the coding sequence ATGCCGGAACAGGAAAAAAGCGACAGCTGCGGGCAGGCAGCCATGTTAGACATCCTCAAAGCCCTGGCCCATCCCATCAGGCTGAAGATCATGCTTGATTTGCTTCACGACGAAGAAAATGCAGAGCGTCACTGCACTTCATTCGGGCTGACCGTCTCCAAAGCCACCCGCTCTCATCACTTCAAGATCCTGAAAGATGCCGGGCTGATCTCCCACGTTGACCGCGGAAACTGCTCTCTGGCCAAACTGCGACGGGAAGCTTTGGAACAGGAATATCCGGGGTTACTTCAATTTCTGAAACACAACGGATAA
- a CDS encoding PLP-dependent aminotransferase family protein — protein sequence MPRPNPTPIETGDLSIASGTGTRQERLFHAIRTKIVRHLWPTGGKLPSTRKLAQELALSRNTVTAAYEQLVAEGYIESRLGSGFYVTVELPDHYLPALLSSPARAPVQPTLDINAPFAPGVPDLAAFPAAKWQKLLQRHAGRQALMGNQDLQGLPELRQAISDYLATSRSVHCDPGRILITSGAQQALSLALMATLSRGAQILMEQPGYTQMRKIIDWQGYDDLPLPVLPSLGLDVDAVLSSSAHALYLTPSNQYPMGTTLNTEQRLRLIEWAVQGKRWIIEDDYDSEFQFAHRPYTSMQGLAGQMGNDQQILYAGSFSKVMFNGLRLGYLVVPAELMPRCLMLKDALTGDTPALTQAALADFIQEGDLLRHIRKMRRLYKEKHQRMLAMIARYFGDTLEVISQPAGLHLTVKWQHGMDEMTFVKTAEAAGIVLRPLSYYEHAQPSARCWQGAVLGFGNVSLNAIEPLIARLADLFHHNTPTRQPDQTQCRRSPR from the coding sequence ATGCCTCGCCCGAATCCAACCCCGATTGAAACCGGTGATCTCTCGATCGCCAGCGGAACCGGGACGCGTCAGGAACGCCTGTTTCATGCGATCCGAACGAAGATTGTCCGTCATCTGTGGCCCACGGGCGGAAAACTGCCGTCCACCCGCAAGCTGGCGCAGGAACTGGCACTGAGCCGAAACACGGTGACGGCCGCCTACGAGCAGCTGGTCGCCGAAGGTTACATTGAGAGCCGTCTGGGATCCGGCTTTTATGTCACCGTCGAACTGCCGGATCATTACCTGCCCGCTTTATTATCGTCACCGGCCAGAGCACCGGTTCAGCCGACTCTGGACATCAATGCCCCGTTTGCACCGGGCGTGCCGGATCTGGCCGCCTTTCCTGCCGCCAAATGGCAAAAGCTGCTGCAGCGCCATGCCGGACGCCAAGCCCTGATGGGAAATCAGGACTTGCAGGGCTTACCCGAACTGCGCCAGGCAATATCCGACTATCTGGCTACCAGCCGTTCGGTCCACTGTGATCCCGGCCGAATCCTCATTACGTCCGGCGCCCAGCAGGCCCTCTCACTGGCCTTGATGGCCACGCTCAGCCGCGGCGCTCAAATCCTGATGGAGCAGCCGGGATATACACAAATGCGCAAGATCATCGACTGGCAGGGCTACGATGACTTGCCGCTGCCGGTTCTGCCTTCACTGGGGCTGGATGTCGACGCGGTGCTGAGCAGTTCGGCCCATGCGCTCTATCTCACCCCCAGTAATCAGTACCCGATGGGAACAACGCTCAATACCGAGCAACGACTCAGACTGATTGAATGGGCGGTGCAGGGAAAGCGCTGGATCATCGAAGACGACTATGACAGTGAGTTCCAGTTTGCCCACCGTCCCTACACCAGCATGCAGGGATTAGCAGGACAGATGGGGAACGATCAGCAGATCCTCTATGCCGGTTCATTCAGTAAAGTCATGTTTAACGGCCTGCGGCTGGGCTATCTGGTGGTGCCGGCCGAACTGATGCCGCGCTGCCTGATGCTCAAAGATGCCCTGACCGGCGATACACCCGCCCTGACACAGGCTGCCCTGGCAGATTTTATTCAGGAAGGGGATCTGCTGCGTCATATCCGCAAAATGCGTCGGTTGTACAAAGAAAAACATCAGCGGATGCTGGCCATGATTGCCCGGTATTTTGGCGACACACTGGAAGTTATCAGCCAGCCCGCCGGGTTACATCTCACCGTCAAATGGCAGCATGGGATGGACGAAATGACCTTTGTGAAGACAGCAGAAGCCGCAGGAATTGTCCTGCGGCCGCTGAGTTATTATGAACATGCACAGCCATCCGCCAGATGCTGGCAAGGGGCCGTCCTTGGCTTTGGCAATGTCTCGCTGAATGCTATCGAACCGCTGATTGCCCGTCTGGCAGACCTGTTCCATCACAACACACCGACCAGGCAACCCGACCAGACTCAGTGCAGACGATCTCCGCGATAG